The Vicia villosa cultivar HV-30 ecotype Madison, WI unplaced genomic scaffold, Vvil1.0 ctg.005856F_1_1, whole genome shotgun sequence genome has a window encoding:
- the LOC131642835 gene encoding uncharacterized protein LOC131642835, with translation MIYGLVLFPNIPNFVDLTAICLFMDENPVPTLLADTYYAIHSRYGAKGAVGGCLPLLYEWFISHLPKSGPFVTTRDSQKWPQRIMGLTANDIVWYHIGKGIEEVITRCGSFDNVPLIGTKGVINYNPRLALRQLGFTLKDKPLDKEIFESVCFEKGADPKGLEKNAIAKQAYTDWVKDRVKERLLPFPKVKPLYEQPPEVLTATVPTEDYTQVHVEKIRLREKGQDAKIEYFLVNQKRAELAHEVKMLKGGSSRVQKRTRTEKGERATTIVVKDHQKIIKKAIKETEEKLKQEYREDLKAYKLKIKRKLKLRSRV, from the exons atgatctatggtttggtgttgttcccgaATATCCCGAACTTCGTCGATCTCACTGCCATTTGCCTCTTTATGGATGAAAACCCCGTGCCTACTCTTTTGGCGGATACTTATTATGCCATTCATTCCAGATATGGGGCGAAGGGAGCAGTTGGAGGCTGCTTACCATTGCTATACGAGTGGTTCATTTCACACTTGCCTAAAAGTGGACCGTTCGTCACAACAAGGGACTCACAGAAgtggcctcaaaggatcatggggcttacggCGAATGACATCGTTTGGTATCACATTGGAAAAGGGATAGAGGAAGTCATTACTAGATGTGGTAGTTTTGACAACGTTCCCCTCATAGGAACAAAAGGAGTTATCAATTACAATCCGAGGCTAGCGCTGCGCCAGTTGGGTTTTACACTAAAGGACAAGCCTTTAGACAAGGAAATATTTGAATCCGTTTGCTTTGAAAAGGGAGCTGATCCAAAAGGTCTAGAAAAG AATGCCATTGCTAAACAAGCCTATACTGATTGGGTGAAAGATAGAGTCAAGGAGCGCCTGTTACCTTTCCCAAAGGTTAAACCATTGTATGAGCAACCACCTGAGGTTTTAACTGCCACCGTGCCAACTGAGGACTATACCCAAGTACATGTGGAAAAAATTCGGTTGCGTGAAAAGGGGCAGGATGCTAAGATAGAGTACTTCTTGGTGAATCAGAAAAGAGCTGAATTAGCACACGAGGTCAAAATGTTGAagggaggatcttccagagttcaaaagaggacTAGAACTGAAAAGGGTGAAAGAGCTACCACTATTGTTGTTAAGGATCATCAGAAGATCATAAAAAAGGCCATAAAAGAAACGGAAGAGAAGCTCAAGCAAGAGTACAGAGAAGATCTAAAAGCCTACAAACTCAAGATAAAAAGGAAGCTAAAGCTGAGATCAagagtttga